A stretch of the Panicum virgatum strain AP13 chromosome 9N, P.virgatum_v5, whole genome shotgun sequence genome encodes the following:
- the LOC120692834 gene encoding homeobox-leucine zipper protein HOX12-like, which yields MGCEEDERLLFPSFAFPAESFAEADTPGSGREQKKARQRRRRKPRPAGEGDGGDEQSKKRRLSDEQARFLELSFRKERKLETPRKVQLAAELGLDAKQVAVWFQNRRARHKSKLMEEEFSKLRAANDAVVLQNCHLETELLRMKDRLAEAEEEKRKLIAAAAAAAGAGSSSPSSSSFSTVTHHPAALVGQFGMEAEEAADLAYMSEYAYNSYMNMMDLAPGYFGGVYDHIN from the exons ATGGGctgcgaggaggacgagaggctgCTGTTCCCGTCCTTCGCATTCCCGGCGGAGAGCTTCGCGGAGGCCGACACCCCCGGCTCCG GCCGCGAGCAGAAGaaggcgcggcagcggcggaggcggaagccgcggccggcgggggagggcgacggcggcgacgagcagtCCAAGAAGCGCCGGCTCAGCGACGAGCAGGCGCGGTTCCTGGAGCTCAGCTTCCGGAAGGAGCGGAAGCTCGAGACGCCCCGCAAGGTGCagctcgccgccgagctcggcctCGACGCCAAGCAGGTGGCCGTCTGGTTCCAGAACCGCCGCGCCCGCCACAAGAGCAAGCTCATGGAGGAGGAGTTCTCCAAGCTCCGCGCCGCGAACGACGCCGTCGTCCTCCAGAACTGCCACCTCGAGACCGAG CTGCTGAGGATGAAGGATAGgctggcggaggcggaggaggagaagcgGAAGCTCatcgcggcagcagcagcagcagcaggcgccggcagcagcagcccgaGCTCGTCGTCATTCTCGACGGTGACGCACCacccggcggcgctggtggggcAGTTTGGgatggaggcggaggaggccgccgacCTCGCCTACATGAGCGAGTACGCGTACAACAGCTACATGAACATGATGGACCTCGCCCCCGGCTACTTCGGCGGCGTCTACGATCACATCAACTGA